The Mycolicibacterium monacense genome contains the following window.
TCATGGTCGACAAGACCAGCCAGATGTTCATCACCGGCCCCGACGTCATCAAGACGGTCACCGGTGAAGAGGTGACCATGGAGGAGCTCGGCGGCGGCCACACCCACATGGCGAAGTCCGGCCTGGCCCACTACGTCGCCTCCGGCGAGCAGGACGCGTTCGACTACGTCCGCGATCTGCTGTCCTACCTGCCGCCCAACAACTACGCCGATCCGCCGCGCTACCCGTCGCCGCAGCCCGCCGGCCCGATCGAGGAGACCCTCACCGATGAGGACCTCGAGCTGGACACGCTGATCCCGGACTCGCCGAACCAGCCGTACGACATGCACGAGGTGATCACCCGCATCCTCGACGACGACGAGTTCCTGGAGACCCAGGAGGGCTACGCGAGCAACATCATCGTCGGCTTCGGGCGCATCGACGGCCGCCCGGTGGGCATCGTCGCCAACCAGCCGACCCAGTTCGCCGGCTGCCTCGACATCAACGCCTCGGAGAAGGCCGCGCGCTTCGTGCGGACCTGCGACTGCTTCAACATCCCGATCGTCATGCTCGTCGACGTCCCGGGGTTCCTGCCCGGCACCGAGCAGGAGTACAACGGCATCATCCGCCGCGGCGCCAAGCTGCTGTACGCCTACGGTGAGGCCACGGTCGCCAAGATCACCGTCATCACCCGCAAGGCCTACGGCGGCGCCTACTGCGTCATGGGCTCCAAGGACATGGGCTGCGACGTCAACGTCGCGTGGCCGACGGCACAGATCGCGGTCATGGGCGCCTCGGGTGCGGTCGGCTTCGTCTACCGCCAGCAGCTCAAAGAGGCGGCCAAGGAAGGCCAGGACGTCGACGCGTTGCGTCTCGAACTGCAGCAGGAGTACGAGGACACCCTGGTCAACCCGTACATCGCGGCCGAGCGCGGTTACGTCGACGCGGTCATCCCGCCGTCGCACACCCGCGGTTACATCGGCACCGCACTGCGACTGCTGGAGCGCAAGATCGCCCAGACGCCGCCCAAGAAGCACGGCAACATCCCGCTCTGAGTCGCCGGCAGAGGAGTAACGCACATGTCGCAGGACACCGACATCACCGAGGTCAGCGATCACCGTCAGCTGACCATCGACCTACCTCCCGCCCCTGACCCGCACATCCACGTGCTCAAGGGACAGCCGTCCGACGAGGAGATCGCCGCGCTTGCCGCGGTGCTCGCCGGCGCCGGCGGTGGCCACACCGAACCGGGGCCGCAGGAGTTCAACCCGTGGGGCCACCCGGCGGACAAGCTGCGTTACGACGTGACCAGCTGGCAGAGGGTGACGCTGCTGGAACGCACCCACATGCGCAGGTGACCACCAGGGTCGTCCTGGGATCCGCCTCGTCTGGTCGGCTGAAAGTGTTGCGCCAGGCCGGAATCGAACCACTCGTCGTCGTCTCCGGGGTCGACGAGGATGCGATCGTCGCGGCCCTGGGTGCGGCGGCACCGCCGGATCAGGTGGTGTGCGCGCTGGCCGCGGCCAAGGCCGCGAGCGTCGTGGAGTCCCTACCGACCGAGGTCGCGACCGACTGCGTGGTCATCGGCTGCGACTCGATGCTCCAGCTGGACGGCCGCCTGACCGGTAAGCCGGGAACGCCGGCGGCCGCGCGCGCACAGTGGCAGCAGATGGCGGGCCGCAGCGGCGAACTCTATACCGGCCACTGCCTGGTCCGGGTCCGCGACGGTGTCGCCGGGCGACGCGAGGTCGAGGCGGCCGCCACCACCGTCCGGTTCGGCACCCCGCCGCCGGCCGACCTGGCCGCCTACGTCGACAGCGGTGAACCCCTCGGTGTGGCAGGCGCTTTCACGCTCGACGGCCTCGGCGGCTGGTTCCTCGACGGCGTGGACGGCGACCCCTCCAACGTCATCGGGCTGAGCCTTCCGCTCGTGCGCCGCATGCTGGACCGGCTCGACCTGTCGGTCCCGGCGCTCTGGACGCGCTGACCAGGGACCCGCCGAACCCGCGTCCGGCGGTAGGCTCGTTTCCGTGCCGCTGCCACCTGATCCCAGCCCGAAACTCGCCGACTACGCCCATCCGGAACGCCTCGTCACCAGCGACTGGCTGGCCGGCAATCTCGGCCGCCCCGGCCTGGCCATCGTCGAGTCCGACGAGGACGTCCTGCTCTACGACACCGGCCACATCCCCGGCGCGGTGAAGATCGACTGGCATGTCGACCTCAACGATCCGAACGTCCGCGACTACATCAACGGTGAGCAGTTCGCCGCGTTGATGGACCGCAAGGGCATCAGCCGCGACGACACCGTGGTGATCTACGGCGACAAGAGCAACTGGTGGGCGGCCTACGCGTTGTGGGTCTTCACGTTGTTCGGGCATCCCGACGTCCGCCTGCTCGACGGCGGCCGCGATCTGTGGATCTCCGACGGCCGCGACACCACCCTCGACGTACCGTCCAGGCAGACCAGCGGCTACCCCGTCGTCGAACGCGACGACGCCCCGATCCGCGCCTTCCGCGAGGACGTCCTGGGGATCCTGGGCAAGCAGCCGCTGATCGACGTCCGCTCGCCCGCCGAGTACACCGGTGAACGCACCCACATGCCCGACTATCCGGAGGAGGGGGCGTTGCGCGGCGGGCACATCCCGACCGCGCGGTCGATCCCGTGGAGCAAGGCGGCCCGGGACAACGGTCAGTTCCGCACCCGCGCCGAACTCGAGGAGCTCTACGGCTTCCTCGAGCCCGACGACGAAACCGTCGTCTACTGCCGGATCGGGGAACGCTCCAGCCACACCTGGTTCGTCCTGACCCACCTGCTCGGGCTGCCGGGTGTGCGCAACTACGACGGCTCGTGGACCGAATGGGGCAACGCGGTGCGTGTCCCGGTCGCGGTCGGCCCCGATCCGGGCGAGGCACCCGCGTCGTCATGACCATGCCGACCCCTCTCGCCGAGGTCGTCTCCGAGTTCCAGGAGGTGCAGGGACAGGACAAGCTCCGGCTGCTCCTCGAGTTCGCCGACGACCTGCCCGCGCTGCCCTCCGAGCTCGAGGAGGCGGCGATGGAACCGGTGCCCGAATGCCAGTCGCCGTTGTTCCTGCATGTCGACGCGGGCGATCGCGACCGGGTGCGGCTGTACTTCAGCGCGCCGGCCGAAGCGCCGACCACGCGCGGTTTCGCGGCGATCCTGGCGACCGGGCTGGACGAGCAGGCGGCGGAGGACATCCTCGGCGTGCCCGACGACTTCTACACCGAGTTGGGGCTGGCGGCGCTGATCAGCCCGCTGCGGCTGCGGGGGATGTCGGCGATGCTGACGCGGATCAAACGCCGGTTGCGGGACGGCTGACCAATCCCGAACGGGCCCAACGCGCAACTTACTTACGAGTAACCGATACCGGTTACCGACCGCCTCAGGGGCGACGCTTAAACTCCCCCATTAGTTTCTCAAGACGTTCTTAAGTGAGTGCCCGAAAGGCATATCAGCAGGAGGCGAAGTGGCCAGTCACGCCAGCTCGAAGATCTCCAAGGTGCTTGTCGCCAACCGAGGAGAGATTGCCGTCCGGGTCATCCGCGCGGCCAAGGACGCCGGGCTGCAGAGTGTGGCCGTCTATGCCGAACCCGACGCCGACGCCCCGCACGTGCGGCTCGCGGACGAGGCCTTCGCGCTGGGTGGTCAGACCTCGGCCGAGTCGTACCTCGTGTTCGAGAAGCTGCTCGACGCGGCGGAGAAGTCCGGCGCCAACGCGATCCACCCGGGATACGGCTTCCTGAGCGAGAACGCCGACTTCGCGCAGGCCGTCATCGACGCCGGGCTGATCTGGATCGGCCCGAGCCCGCAGTCGATCCGCGACCTCGGCGACAAGGTGACCGCCCGTCACATCGCCGCGCGCGCACAGGCGCCCCTGGTCCCCGGCACGCCGGACCCGGTCAAGGATGCCGACGAGGTGGTCGCGTTCGCCGAGGAGTACGGCGTCCCGGTCGCGATCAAGGCCGCCTTCGGCGGCGGCGGTCGCGGTATGAAGGTGGCGCGCACCATCCAGGAGATTCCCGAGCTGTTCGATTCGGCCACCCGTGAGGCCGTGGCCGCGTTCGGCCGCGGTGAGTGCTTCGTCGAGCGCTACCTCGACAAGCCGCGCCACGTCGAGGCGCAGGTGATCGCCGATCAGCACGGCAACGTCGTCGTCGCGGGCACCCGCGACTGCTCGCTGCAGCGCCGCTTCCAGAAGCTGGTGGAGGAGGCCCCCGCGCCGTTCCTGACCGACGCGCAGCGCAAGGAGATCCACGAGTCGGCCAAGCGGATCTGCAAGGAGGCCGGCTACTACGGTGCGGGCACCGTGGAGTACCTGGTGGGCCAGGACGGCCTGATCTCGTTCCTCGAGGTGAACACCCGCCTGCAGGTGGAGCATCCGGTGACCGAGGAGACCTCGGGCATCGACCTGGTCCGCCAGCAGTTCCGGATCGCCAACGGTGAGCCCCTCGACATCACCGAGGACCCGACACCGCGCGGACACTCGATCGAGTTCCGCATCAACGGTGAGGACGCCGGGCGCGGCTTCCTGCCCGCCCCGGGCCCCGTCACCACGTTCGAACCGCCCACCGGTCCCGGCGTCCGCCTGGACTCCGGGGTGGAGTCCGGATCGGTGATCGGCGGTCAGTTCGACTCGATGCTGGCCAAGCTGATCGTCACCGGCGCCACCCGCGAGGAGGCGCTGGAGCGCTCGCGGCGTGCACTGGCCGAGTTCAAGGTCGAAGGGCTCGCCACGGTCATCCCGTTCCACCGCGCGGTGGTCAGCGATCCCGCCTTCATCGGCGACGAGAACGGCTTCACGGTGCACACCCGGTGGATCGAAACCGAGTGGGACAACACCATCGAACCGTTCACCGGTGGCGACCCGATCGACGAAGAGGACACTGCACCGCGCCAGACCGTG
Protein-coding sequences here:
- a CDS encoding acyl-CoA carboxylase subunit beta encodes the protein MTSVTDPSAPSGAHEIDIHTTAGKLADLRKRTDEAQHPVGEAAVEKVHAKGKLTARERILALLDEDSFVELDALAKHRSTNFGLQANRPPGDGVVTGYGTIDGREVCIFSQDATVFGGSLGEVYGEKIVKVQELAIKTGRPLIGINDGAGARIQEGVVSLGLYSRIFHNNIKASGVIPQISLIMGAAAGGHVYSPALTDFVIMVDKTSQMFITGPDVIKTVTGEEVTMEELGGGHTHMAKSGLAHYVASGEQDAFDYVRDLLSYLPPNNYADPPRYPSPQPAGPIEETLTDEDLELDTLIPDSPNQPYDMHEVITRILDDDEFLETQEGYASNIIVGFGRIDGRPVGIVANQPTQFAGCLDINASEKAARFVRTCDCFNIPIVMLVDVPGFLPGTEQEYNGIIRRGAKLLYAYGEATVAKITVITRKAYGGAYCVMGSKDMGCDVNVAWPTAQIAVMGASGAVGFVYRQQLKEAAKEGQDVDALRLELQQEYEDTLVNPYIAAERGYVDAVIPPSHTRGYIGTALRLLERKIAQTPPKKHGNIPL
- a CDS encoding acyl-CoA carboxylase epsilon subunit, producing the protein MSQDTDITEVSDHRQLTIDLPPAPDPHIHVLKGQPSDEEIAALAAVLAGAGGGHTEPGPQEFNPWGHPADKLRYDVTSWQRVTLLERTHMRR
- a CDS encoding Maf family protein, which codes for MTTRVVLGSASSGRLKVLRQAGIEPLVVVSGVDEDAIVAALGAAAPPDQVVCALAAAKAASVVESLPTEVATDCVVIGCDSMLQLDGRLTGKPGTPAAARAQWQQMAGRSGELYTGHCLVRVRDGVAGRREVEAAATTVRFGTPPPADLAAYVDSGEPLGVAGAFTLDGLGGWFLDGVDGDPSNVIGLSLPLVRRMLDRLDLSVPALWTR
- a CDS encoding sulfurtransferase — its product is MPLPPDPSPKLADYAHPERLVTSDWLAGNLGRPGLAIVESDEDVLLYDTGHIPGAVKIDWHVDLNDPNVRDYINGEQFAALMDRKGISRDDTVVIYGDKSNWWAAYALWVFTLFGHPDVRLLDGGRDLWISDGRDTTLDVPSRQTSGYPVVERDDAPIRAFREDVLGILGKQPLIDVRSPAEYTGERTHMPDYPEEGALRGGHIPTARSIPWSKAARDNGQFRTRAELEELYGFLEPDDETVVYCRIGERSSHTWFVLTHLLGLPGVRNYDGSWTEWGNAVRVPVAVGPDPGEAPASS
- a CDS encoding SufE family protein, with translation MTMPTPLAEVVSEFQEVQGQDKLRLLLEFADDLPALPSELEEAAMEPVPECQSPLFLHVDAGDRDRVRLYFSAPAEAPTTRGFAAILATGLDEQAAEDILGVPDDFYTELGLAALISPLRLRGMSAMLTRIKRRLRDG
- a CDS encoding acetyl/propionyl/methylcrotonyl-CoA carboxylase subunit alpha, translated to MASHASSKISKVLVANRGEIAVRVIRAAKDAGLQSVAVYAEPDADAPHVRLADEAFALGGQTSAESYLVFEKLLDAAEKSGANAIHPGYGFLSENADFAQAVIDAGLIWIGPSPQSIRDLGDKVTARHIAARAQAPLVPGTPDPVKDADEVVAFAEEYGVPVAIKAAFGGGGRGMKVARTIQEIPELFDSATREAVAAFGRGECFVERYLDKPRHVEAQVIADQHGNVVVAGTRDCSLQRRFQKLVEEAPAPFLTDAQRKEIHESAKRICKEAGYYGAGTVEYLVGQDGLISFLEVNTRLQVEHPVTEETSGIDLVRQQFRIANGEPLDITEDPTPRGHSIEFRINGEDAGRGFLPAPGPVTTFEPPTGPGVRLDSGVESGSVIGGQFDSMLAKLIVTGATREEALERSRRALAEFKVEGLATVIPFHRAVVSDPAFIGDENGFTVHTRWIETEWDNTIEPFTGGDPIDEEDTAPRQTVVVEVGGRRLEVSLPGDLVLGNGGGAAPAGVIRKKPKPRKRGAHGGAATSGDSVTAPMQGTVVKVAVEEGQQVSAGDLVVVLEAMKMENPVTAHKDGTITGLAVEAGAAVTQGTVLAEIKSDGE